The genomic stretch agagaagaggtggaggagaagaaggaggtggGAGCAGCGATGGTGGGCAATGGGGAGGATTAGTCTCCAGGCAGCTCCCAGGGAGCTTCCCAAAGCAGCTGCCCTACCTTGTTGCCAAGAATGGGGATGTAGCCATCGGTGATGCTCCACTTCTTGAGGTTGACGGGCCGGCGGGTACGGCCCCGCAGGGAGCCATAATGAAAGACTTCATTGGCACTGTTGGAGGTGTAGAGGATGAGGATGGTGATGAGGGCAAAAAGGATCACGAACACCGCTGAGCGCTGctcctggagaggggagaggccagTGAGGGCCCAGCTGCCCGGCAGGCTCCTTGCCACCTACCATGCCTGCTGATTCCTGCTCTTTATTCCAGACCAGTTCAGGCACTACCTCCCCCAGGaaggcctcccccagccccctgagCACCGCCTATCACAGCACCAATCACGCTGCATTCAAAGAGCCGTCCCCCTCAATTAAACCATGAGTTCTGAGGGCTGGGACTGAGTCAGCTTTGATCCCCACTGTATCTCAGCTCCTAGGGCTGGGCCCAGAGCACAGAAAGTTCTCAGGGTTTGCTGGATGAGATT from Phocoena phocoena chromosome 6, mPhoPho1.1, whole genome shotgun sequence encodes the following:
- the ST6GALNAC6 gene encoding alpha-N-acetylgalactosaminide alpha-2,6-sialyltransferase 6 isoform X2, translating into MSSNKEQRSAVFVILFALITILILYTSNSANEVFHYGSLRGRTRRPVNLKKWSITDGYIPILGNKGKVPLVVEHRLVHHGDCGGVV